In one window of Actinomycetota bacterium DNA:
- a CDS encoding helix-turn-helix domain-containing protein, whose amino-acid sequence MAGMLTSKELQELLQVDRSTIYRMAEAGSLPAVKVGRQWRFPEAAIERWLASGHDGSAPSRAAEADEGFDLAPTSCIQPIIDLLADMLGVMLVVTDMQGVPITDVSNPCGLFNAVAQIPGGTAECVAGWQDLAGSSDLEPRFTGSHLGLMCARSFIRVGTELKAMVIAGGIAPGVWPPSDTELESMAQSFGADSADLATHVDEVYELDANARQRVLEALPRVAALISEITTEFRSLRGRLEAIAALIER is encoded by the coding sequence TTGGCCGGCATGTTGACGTCCAAAGAGTTACAGGAGTTGCTCCAGGTGGATCGCTCGACGATCTACCGCATGGCCGAAGCCGGGTCGCTTCCTGCGGTCAAGGTGGGACGGCAGTGGCGGTTTCCCGAGGCAGCCATCGAACGCTGGCTCGCATCCGGACACGACGGGAGCGCCCCGTCGCGTGCAGCCGAGGCCGATGAGGGATTCGATCTGGCACCCACCTCATGTATCCAGCCGATCATCGACCTGCTCGCCGACATGCTGGGGGTGATGCTCGTCGTCACCGACATGCAGGGCGTCCCGATCACCGACGTGTCCAACCCGTGCGGGCTGTTCAACGCCGTCGCACAGATACCCGGCGGAACCGCCGAATGTGTCGCGGGATGGCAGGATCTCGCCGGATCATCCGACCTCGAGCCTCGCTTCACCGGAAGCCATCTCGGCCTCATGTGTGCACGCTCATTCATTCGGGTGGGTACCGAACTGAAGGCGATGGTGATCGCGGGCGGTATCGCTCCAGGTGTCTGGCCGCCGAGTGACACGGAGTTGGAGTCGATGGCGCAGAGTTTCGGCGCGGATTCGGCGGACCTCGCCACCCACGTGGATGAGGTGTACGAGCTCGACGCGAACGCCCGGCAGAGAGTGTTGGAGGCACTGCCGCGTGTTGCGGCATTGATTTCCGAGATTACGACGGAGTTCCGGTCGTTGCGAGGCAGGCTCGAGGCGATTGCCGCCCTCATCGAACGATAG